The Desulfallas thermosapovorans DSM 6562 genome contains the following window.
TCAGAAAGCGGAGGAGAAAGCAGCGTATTCAGTGCCATTGGGCCAGAAGCTTTACAATGGCTGGCAGATGGGACATGCAGTATCACCAGCAATATGAACGGGACAATAAAAATCAGCGGTAAAACCACAGCATACTCAAATGTTGACGTTATTTCGTTAACTCTTTATTTGCAAAAAAAGGTGGGCAGTAATTGGGTAAGTCAAGGTTCCTGGAGCTTTGAGGATTACGGAACGAATATAATAACCGGCAACAAAGTATTAGCTGTTCCCAGTGGTGAATACCGGGCGTATGCATTGCACAGTGTTATAGAGTCGGGCAGCAAAGAATCTGGTTCATCAACTTCTAAAGCTGTATCAGTTCGGTGAAAGTTAAAAATGAATTCGTGGTAAGTGGTTAAATATCTTAAAAAAGGTGATTTTAATCTGATATATCCATAATTGGCTTTTATAAGATAAAGGATCACAGGTCAAAAGCCGTAAATTAACTCCCTGGTAAATGTGTTGCACCAATAATTTGCTTAAAATGATATTGTGTGAATAAGTGAGAAAACCAAA
Protein-coding sequences here:
- a CDS encoding DUF6147 family protein; amino-acid sequence: MARKGILIFSVLLFCILLVSSAQAGELSESGGESSVFSAIGPEALQWLADGTCSITSNMNGTIKISGKTTAYSNVDVISLTLYLQKKVGSNWVSQGSWSFEDYGTNIITGNKVLAVPSGEYRAYALHSVIESGSKESGSSTSKAVSVR